The genomic segment CCGGCCAGACGGCCACGATCGGCCAGTACGGCGAGATCATCATCACGAAGGGAAGCTGAGACCATGACCGATCTGATTGAGTCCCCCGAGACTCGCATCAAGGACCTCTCGGACGCGGAGTTCGAGGCGCGCTACAACTGCGAGCGCTTCACGGCCTCGGTGCTGGGCAGCCGGTTCCGCTACCTCGTGCAGCACATGTGCACCGGCCTGCTGAACAACGCCTTCTCGGTGATCCTGCGCGACTGGTACGACTTCGCGGCGACGATCTCGGGTCCGCCCTCGATGGGCTATCCGATGCCGGCCGTGTCGAACTCGCTCGTGCTGTTCATCGGCACGATGGGTGAGGCCGTGCGCAACGCCGTGACCGAGTACGGCCCGGAGAACCTGCGCCAGGGCGACATCCTCATGGTCAACGACCCGTACCGGTGCGGCACGCACGTCAACGACGTCTGCTTCATCCGGCCGGTGTTCTACGAGGGCGAGATCGTCGCGTTCGTCAACCTGCAGCCCCACATGCTCGACATGGGCGGCGTCGTGCCGGGCGGCTTCGCCGGCACGAAGAAGGACGTCTTCGAGAACGGCCTGGTCATCGCCCCCCAGCTGCTCTACCGGGAGGACGTCCCGGTCAAGCATGCGTGGAGCATGATCTTCGACAACGCCCGCTTCGGCGGGCTCCTGCTGCCCGACATCAAGACGACCTGCGAGAACCTCCGCCTCGGTGAGCGCCAGATGCTCGAGACGATCGAGCGCTACGGCCTGGATTCCGTCCATGGCGCCATGCGCTACTCGTGCGACGTCTCGGCCGAGACGATGGGCGACGCCGTCATGGACGCGGTGCCCGACGGCGTCTACGAGGCCGAGGACCTGGCGCTCGACGCCGACGGCCAGGCCGACGATGAGGGCGGCCTGAAGATCCACGTCAAGATCGTCAAGAAGGGCCGCCGCGTCGAGGTCGACCTCAGCGGCAGCTCGCGCCAGGCCCGGACCTCGATCAACGCCGGCTACCTGGACACCAAGACGGCGGTCGGGGTGGCGTTCAAGTACCTGTTCGATCCGGTGTCGCCGTTCACCTCGGGCGCCTACCGCGACATCGACATCGTCATCCCGGAGGCGTCGATCTGCAACGCCTACCCGATGGACGGCGCCATCTTCCTGTACTGGGAGAGCTCGATGTCGGTCCTGAACACGATCTTCAGGGCCCTCGGCGATGCGCTCGGTGAGAAGGCGATCGCGCCGGACTTCAACTGCCTGTCCATCCACAACGCCAACGGCGTGCTGGAGGACGGGACGCCGTGGCTGACGGCCGCGCAGTGCGGCGGCGAGCATGGGCCCTGGGGGGCGACGAGCCACGGCGACGCCGACTCGTACCAGGTGTTCTACCTGGCCAACAACATCGACCCGGCGACGGAGGCCATCGAGGCCGACATCCCCGCGGTGGTGCTGCGCAAGGAGTACATGCCGGACTCCGGCGGCCCGGGGTACAACCGCGGCGGTGCCGCGGTGCTCAAGGACACGCTGTTCTCGCGTGACACCGACCACTACTCGATGCCGCTGCACTTCAAGGAGCCCTCGGGCACCGGGGTCAACGGCGGCGGCTCGGCCGGCAGCGGCGGCGCATGGGTGATCGAGCCCGAGGTGTTCGACGTCCCCAAGGAGCAGAACCTGCCTCCGAAGGGCGCGGCCTCGCCGAAGGACGCGATCCCGGTCGCCGGCGTGCTCAACGCCGACACCAAGCTCCCGGATCCCGAGGGCGAGTACTACTACTTCGCCCGCGTGCCGATCTGGAAGACCAAGCCGAACACGGTGTTCCGCTACCTCACCAACGGCGGTGGCGGCTGGGGCACCGCGCTGGACCGTGAGCCCGAGCGCGTCATGGTCGACGTCCGCGACGGCTACGTGTCCATCGAGGGGGCCAAGCGGGACTACGGCGTGATCGTCAACGGCGATCCCGAGAACGATCCCGAGGGCCTGACCGTCGACACGGCGGCGACCGAGAAGCTGCGCGAGGAGATGCGCAGCGCCGCCTAACAGGAAGAGGAGGGGCTCCATGTCCATCACCCCGACGACCATGAACGACGAGCAGCTGGCCGACGCCCTGGCGATCGCCAATGTGCCGACCCTGCTGCCCGTCCTGGTCCAGCTCACCGGGGACACCCGATGGCTGGAGCCCCCCTACCAGCCCTCACGCAACCGCGGGCTGGACGACAACACGGACGGAGGGCTGCCCGAGGAGCTCCAGACGGAGATCCGCCAGGCGGCCCTCGAGGCGATCAAGGCGTGGCGCGACGGCGAGCCCGTCGCGCTGCCCGATCCCTCGCCCGAGATGATGGTCCGGATGCTCTCCTGGGCCATGGGCGAGGAGGTCGCGCCCGAGTACGGCGAGATGCTCGTGGCCGAGCGCGAGGCGCAGGATGCCGACACCACCGGCCCCCGCCTCCCCAACGTGCCCGAGGGCTTCCACGCGCTGGTGATCGGCGCGG from the Baekduia soli genome contains:
- a CDS encoding hydantoinase B/oxoprolinase family protein, with the translated sequence MTDLIESPETRIKDLSDAEFEARYNCERFTASVLGSRFRYLVQHMCTGLLNNAFSVILRDWYDFAATISGPPSMGYPMPAVSNSLVLFIGTMGEAVRNAVTEYGPENLRQGDILMVNDPYRCGTHVNDVCFIRPVFYEGEIVAFVNLQPHMLDMGGVVPGGFAGTKKDVFENGLVIAPQLLYREDVPVKHAWSMIFDNARFGGLLLPDIKTTCENLRLGERQMLETIERYGLDSVHGAMRYSCDVSAETMGDAVMDAVPDGVYEAEDLALDADGQADDEGGLKIHVKIVKKGRRVEVDLSGSSRQARTSINAGYLDTKTAVGVAFKYLFDPVSPFTSGAYRDIDIVIPEASICNAYPMDGAIFLYWESSMSVLNTIFRALGDALGEKAIAPDFNCLSIHNANGVLEDGTPWLTAAQCGGEHGPWGATSHGDADSYQVFYLANNIDPATEAIEADIPAVVLRKEYMPDSGGPGYNRGGAAVLKDTLFSRDTDHYSMPLHFKEPSGTGVNGGGSAGSGGAWVIEPEVFDVPKEQNLPPKGAASPKDAIPVAGVLNADTKLPDPEGEYYYFARVPIWKTKPNTVFRYLTNGGGGWGTALDREPERVMVDVRDGYVSIEGAKRDYGVIVNGDPENDPEGLTVDTAATEKLREEMRSAA